From the Odocoileus virginianus isolate 20LAN1187 ecotype Illinois chromosome 20, Ovbor_1.2, whole genome shotgun sequence genome, the window GGTACCAGCCCTGTATTCTGTGGAAGTGTGGCGCCGAACAGGAAACCAGCTCTTTTTGTCCTTGGGCCCCGGCTTTGGCAGCTTCACAGCAATCAGCTCGTACATCCCTCGGTCCAATAACTGTATCATTGATGCCTATGCTGTGGCTTTTCTCAACTTGCTTGCCTCACTGACTACCACAGTGTTTGTATTTGCTGTAATGGGCCACTTGGTCACAGATAACACCGAAAAATGTTACTTGATGTGAGCCCAATCTTTCATATGGAGATCGTCACAAAAACCAAAGTCTTAGAACTAGCCCACACAACTCCAGTCTAGGCTCCCATCACTCAAGGAAGTTGGCTGTCAATATGGTGTCCTCAAACTGGAGCATCCTAAACCTTAGAAATACCTGAATTCTACCACCTCTGTCCCTTTCAAAGATGCCTTTCTAAACTAGGAAACTCCCAAAGTTGGAGGTTTTCAAAAGTGTGTTCACCCCATTCTTAACTGGAGGCTGCCATGGACAAATTAGAGGATACTTTCAGCTGAACCATTAGACAAAAAAAGGGCCTGCTGCACCAGGGTCCCCATAGCCTGttccccattttcttctcctataacattcattcaaaaaatgctCAGCAGATGTTTATAAAAACATCTCCTATATACCAGCCCCTGTGTTGAGCTCTGGCAACACAGCCAATGGTAAACTAGGTTACCATCCCTGACCTCAAGAAAATAAGGAAGCAAATAGTAAACAGATAATCACAAACTAGATGAGGACTAGTAGTGGGAATGATGAGTGGACACAGAGGAGGGAGCTACTAACTTGGAGCAGCCAGAGAAGGTTTCCTGGTAGAGGCAATCCTGAGCTGAGTTTGTTTCCTGACAAGTAATCACTGGGAGTGTTCTTTCAAGTGTTTCCAATTCATAGACTCGTATATAAAAAAcatgccattttaaaaaaaattggcctATACCATACtacttttctgcagtttgttgatTTGCTCTCACAAGAGATCATGAGTAGATTTCCATGGCAGTAAATAGAGTGCAGCGAGCTGAGTAAGCATTTGTAGGAATTTGCCAGGTGGAGAAAGTTTAGAGGGCATAATTGGGGGAGACTGAGTGCAGATAGAGTAGGATAGTTCTAAGCAGAGAGAGCATCAGGGACCAAAGACGCTAAGACAATCGAGAGAGCATGGCAAGTTGAAAGAGGCTTAATAATTGAGGACAGCTGAAGTATAGAAGGTTGAGAGTTGCAAATAAAGAAGTTGAAGAGGCCAGCAGGTCAAGAAAGCCAAGAAGCCGTAACGTTATCCTGAGATTGTCTAGTAGGAGGTAAAAATCTGAAAACCCTCAATGGTACTATAGGAAAGACCCCTCCAGGAGTCTGCCTCAGTCAGAAATTCTCTGGCCTCACACAAACATTTCTGTGATGATGAAAATAGGTGTCATGCAGGATCCTGGATACCTAGGATTCAGTGCAGGCCCTACTTTAATCAAATCAAAAACTTTAGGCTAGTAATTTCCCTTTTCATCTAGAGGCTGAGGGAGTAGGTTATATCAAAGGCCAAACGGTCCTATATAATTCTACTCCTGTCCCCAGGAATGCCAAAAAAGTGATGGATCTGATCATTGCCCAGGTCCTGCCGCCTGAGGCCTACCCTCCAGACAGTCTGTACTATGATCCAAGCTCCATCTTCCCCAAGTGGCTCAACAACCTCCCTGAACACATCAAAAACAGAATCCTACCCAATTTGACTGAGTGCGACTTATCTAAGGAATTGAATAAGGTAGGTGGGGGATTGGGGATAGGGCTGTAGGGTTCCCCTCAAAGCCCCCAGAGCACCAGAAACTTCCACATTGCTTAGGTGTCTGTAGAATTCAGAAAGGCAATTCTCAGAAGCATCTTGGACAACCACGATCAAGATTCATAGTATCCTTTTGTAATAAGGCAGTTGTAGCCTTTGTAGCACAAAGCACTAGAATTCATATAAGCTTCTTCACCCCAACCCCAAAGAGTTGCTAGACCAGGAGGAAATCCTCATGCCTCAAGGCCAGATGAGTATAATAATATCCATGAACAGGGCTACAGATAGTTTTCTAGGGGAGAGGATGGAAATGGAGTTAGAGCTCCCCAGACTGAGCTCAGAGCCCTCACCATTCTTCCCTTCATTCACAGGTTATGATCGGTCCAGGTGTGGTCATTGTGACATTTAGTGATATCATCTCTTTGTTTTCTGGACCCACCTTCTGGTCCATCATTACCTTCCTGTTGCTGGTGAACCTGGGGCTGAGCACTGTGATAGGAATCATACAAGGCATCATCACCCCTCTCCAGGATACTTTCTCTTCCCTCAGGGAGCATTCAAAGCTGCTCACAGGTACTCTGACCTATGACCCTACTCCCACCTATGGCCATCATTTAGTTTAACCCCAGTGGGGCTTACATAGCACAGCTTTGATACTGACCTTGATTTATATCTGATGTTTCTCTCCAGTGGGTGTCTGTGTGCCTATGTTCCTGGGCAGCCTCCTTTTTGTGAGGCCCTCAGGCAGCTACTATGTGAACCTGCTGGATGACTACTGGGTATCTCTGCCCCTTTTCTTCATTGTCATCTTGGAGACCATTGCCATGGCCTGGATCTATGGGGCCAGGAGGTGATGTTCCAATCCCAGAATTTCCTGCCACACAGCTAAGAGTCCCTTTTGTTCTTACTGCCAGGCTCTTATCCCAGGGCATATGGAGAGATCCCAGGagggtggggaaaaaagaagaacatGCTGGTTCCAGGGGAATATCAATGTAAACTGGGAAAGTGGCAAGCAGTCTACATCAAGTCCTAGGGGCTCCTGAGCTCTTCTTTCAACGAGGGTAGTATGGACATCTGAAATGTGGAGTGCTTTGCTTCTGAAAGCTTGCTCTGTGGACCAGTGGCATTGGCACCACCTGGAAGCTTATCAGAAATGCAGACCctcaggctccaccccagacctTTGGATCTGTATCTGTATTTTAACAGGAACCCCAAGTGAttcatatgcacactactatttGAGAAGCCCCGTGTAATCCAAGGGTGGCAGTGTTTACAGGTGATAGTGACTCTTGGCATCGGTTTGTTCATTCATGCAACCAGTCACTCTCAAATATTTCTCAGAGCCTCCTATCTGCCAGGCAGGCCTGTGGTGAGTACTGGGGAATACTGAGATAAATTAAATTTAGTTTCTGctctcagagaaagagagagaaaggagaaagacatATCTTTGAGTAGGATGGAGGCAATTGAGGGAACTCTAGAAACACAGATTTTTATCTAAAGAAGATAGAAGAGTCAGCCAAGGAGATGATGCATGAATAGAATACAGAAAGATGAAGGAGAAGTTTgtcaagggaaagaaagagggaagggtgTTCTAAGCACAAGGAACCTGAATTGTATGTATTGAGATTAAGAAGGTGCACCAAAGAAAGCTGGATGTGTGGGCTTAAAGAAGCTACTTTCAGAAAGTTGGGCTTTTATCCTGAAGGGTGATGGAGGAGAGAGATGTAAAAGAAAACCCTGGGGCTGGGACAGAAACCAGACTGAAGTGGATGAATTAGAGGCAAGAAGACTGGTTGTGGAGGTGTGAACAGAAAGGTTTGAGAAATGTTAAGGGTTTTCTCCCAGGTTAGATTTGGACTGACCCCCACACCAAGGCTGGGTAAGGCTTGAATGGGCCTCCCAAAGTCTTGTGACCCCTCCTCCCAGGTTCCTTACAGACCTGAGTATCATGATGGGCCGCCCTATCTCCCCCATCTATCGTTGGCTGTGGTGTTTTCTGTCTCCATTTGTGCTGCTAGTCCTGTTTTTAAGCACCCTGATTCACCTGTCTGTGAAGGATATCACCTACTTGGCATGGGACTCAAGAAATGTAAGCTTCCCTCCCCAGACCCCAGAAACCCCTAAGGAATGGACATGAGACTTTTCAGTCCACTTTTTTGCTCCCCACTCCCATTCCTAAGTCCACTCTTACAACTAGGACACAGTCATCTAATTCCCTGGAGATTCAGTTATTTAGTCTGTTACCTTGGTTTGTCTCCTATCCCTACCCTCTTCAGCCTTCCACTTCAGAGAACCTGGGCATTCTAAAccttgttcccttttctccacagtcaAATGAGGTGACCCGAATTTATCCATCATGGGCTAAAGCCTTGCTTATATTCCTCGTCATCATCACCGTCCTGCCTGTCCCTGTCTACTTCTTCTACACCGTCATCATTCGGGTGGTTTCTCCTGTCTCCATGATCCACAATACGGCCATAATAACCTTCCAACCTGAAGCTAAGGGGGACTCACCGAAGGTTGGTCCACGGCTTCAGGTGAggcaaaaaagacaaaagattattaaaatggataaaccAAAAACAGAGGGAAAACTTTCTGCCCTGTGAATAATTCCTATTGGAAATAAAGACTTGGTTCATTTGGCACAACATCACTCCTTTATCAAGGTGGAACTCTCTGGTTGGCAACTTGTATTAGAAGAGGCAGATGCAGAAATTGCTAATGTAACTGGACCCAAATACCAGTTTTCCTGGACTGGCAAAGTTTTTCTGGCCTGATAGGAATTAACATAGCAGTCATTCCCTGTATTTCCCACACTTTCCCTCATCAGACCTGTAATAATGGTGTTCTTGACTTCCGGTATTTGGTTAATGGTAAACGCTGATACTACTTCTCCTGGGCTACTTTCCTCTTGGAATTGGTCTGTGTAAGGTTCTGGTCCTTATGAAATCAGGGCAAAAATAATCCTGGTAAATTAATCAGTTCAGTGAAACTTTACTTTCGTCATAAAGAAAATCCCAGTTTCCAGTATTGCCTCCCATTGACTGTTAAATTCAAATGCTAGAACCCCAGGTCGtctcttcctgtttcttcctATAAGTACACTAGACCAAACAGAGCAGAGTCGCTGATTATGGCAAAGCAGTTAACTATCTGCTCATTGGTGACCTTGTCAATATCTCTTAAATACCAAGAGGCTTAAAACTTTTCACAACATCGTATTTTCTACGAAGGTGGTCTGGGGGTTTCGAAAAAGGATATTTGGCAGGGAATGAGGAGGACAGTAGAGGCTGACTGCAGATACTGAAGAAAACCCAAGGAGGATTCATTTTGGGCACCGTgacaaaaaaataagacaaaacacaCTTTATTACAAGACACCTAAATGTAGCATAAAACATATCAACCATCCTCTTCAAATGTGTAAATGAGCTTAGAATAAATTAGAAGAAATCTTTAAGAGgacaaaaattaattctaaacTTGAATTAAGATAGGTAAGGTAGTAAAGCTTAGTAATCACTTTGGGGGAATTGCCACTGTCTGGTAAGTTAGGGATTTTGATTTCAAAGGTGAGGTGAAGACAAAGCCTTGgttccatgaaagaaaaagaaacccctGTACATAGAAAGCTTAAGGACTGTACTCTCTGCAAAAGagttaaataacaataaaatgcatatgtctgtttctgtctttgatAGGAGAGAAATAGTTTACTTTTTGAGAATTTGTAACTCTTACGTGGAATTTTGGTTCAAATTCACACAACTGGCATAATCTGAAAAATCCAAGTTGGGATGAGCATAAAAGGTGTCTGGTGGATAGCACCTTGCCCCAGCACCTGTCATAAGTACATATAATTAATCTCGGGGAAACACACTTCTACCAGGCTTCATAGGATTCCCACCAATAAACTACCAATGAACATGAGataacaaaaagaaatcacaaaaatactCAAGGAAATGAGGCACCCTAAAGGGAGGATTAGCAGAATCAACAATGAGCAGAATCAGACCAGCAAAAACCTTATATATCAGAATTATCAAGAATATAATAGAGAATAAATGTGCATAACATacttaaagacaaaaagaaagagttGAAATTAAGAACAAGGAGCAAGAGATTCTCAGAAATGATCAGAGTATTTGAAAAGGGTATTTGAAAAgaacttttagaaatgaaaaaatcatTTGGATTTAAAACATCAATGGGTAAGTTAAAcaacaaattagaaaactgaGAGACAAATCTAAAGAGAACATAATGATGTAGCACAGAGAAACTGGAGTTAAAAATATGAGTTTAAACCttaagtgtcaaaaaaaaaaccaaaacctaagtgtccattgaccgatgaatggataaagatgtgtacatatatacaatggaatattactcagccataaaaaggaatggaattatgtcatttgtagagacatggatgaacctagagtctgccATACACAATGAtataaatcaaaaagagaaaaacaaatatcctacATTAATacacatatgtggaa encodes:
- the LOC110132335 gene encoding orphan sodium- and chloride-dependent neurotransmitter transporter NTT5-like isoform X3 encodes the protein MTTVNEDMETQEEKSQLSVPSTSISLTATTSAYQLVSELPTEESQKFDLLSAQVWSDEDNEDILETLSKDEPKDGAPHERPIWANKTEYLLAQVGFSVGLSTIWRFPYLCFHNGGGSFIIIYILMMFLVGIPLLFLEMAAGQRMRQGSIGVWKVISPWIGGVGYTSFMVCVIVGLYYSVLMAWNLFYLVQSFQSPLPWLLCPLSQNSSTDSECSRTNPTTYFWYRKVLKATDEIEVDGKPLLHLSASVLVIWLIICISMIKGPKSTGKVPALYSVEVWRRTGNQLFLSLGPGFGSFTAISSYIPRSNNCIIDAYAVAFLNLLASLTTTVFVFAVMGHLVTDNTEKCYLMNAKKVMDLIIAQVLPPEAYPPDSLYYDPSSIFPKWLNNLPEHIKNRILPNLTECDLSKELNKVMIGPGVVIVTFSDIISLFSGPTFWSIITFLLLVNLGLSTVIGIIQGIITPLQDTFSSLREHSKLLTVGVCVPMFLGSLLFVRPSGSYYVNLLDDYWVSLPLFFIVILETIAMAWIYGARRFLTDLSIMMGRPISPIYRWLWCFLSPFVLLVLFLSTLIHLSVKDITYLAWDSRNSNEVTRIYPSWAKALLIFLVIITVLPVPVYFFYTVIIRVVSPVSMIHNTAIITFQPEAKGDSPKVGPRLQVRQKRQKIIKMDKPKTEGKLSAL
- the LOC110132335 gene encoding orphan sodium- and chloride-dependent neurotransmitter transporter NTT5-like isoform X2; translation: MTTVNEDMETQEEKSQLSVPSTSISLTATTSAYQLVSELPTEESQKFDLLSAQVWSDEDNEDILETLSKDEPKDGAPHERPIWANKTEYLLAQVGFSVGLSTIWRFPYLCFHNGGGSFIIIYILMMFLVGIPLLFLEMAAGQRMRQGSIGVWKVISPWIGGVGYTSFMVCVIVGLYYSVLMAWNLFYLVQSFQSPLPWLLCPLSQNSSTDSECSRTNPTTYFWYRKVLKATDEIEVDGKPLLHLSASVLVIWLIICISMIKGPKSTGKMLYISVLLPYIILFSLLIRSLMMKGAYFGLKNLLAAKVPALYSVEVWRRTGNQLFLSLGPGFGSFTAISSYIPRSNNCIIDAYAVAFLNLLASLTTTVNAKKVMDLIIAQVLPPEAYPPDSLYYDPSSIFPKWLNNLPEHIKNRILPNLTECDLSKELNKVMIGPGVVIVTFSDIISLFSGPTFWSIITFLLLVNLGLSTVIGIIQGIITPLQDTFSSLREHSKLLTVGVCVPMFLGSLLFVRPSGSYYVNLLDDYWVSLPLFFIVILETIAMAWIYGARRFLTDLSIMMGRPISPIYRWLWCFLSPFVLLVLFLSTLIHLSVKDITYLAWDSRNSNEVTRIYPSWAKALLIFLVIITVLPVPVYFFYTVIIRVVSPVSMIHNTAIITFQPEAKGDSPKVGPRLQVRQKRQKIIKMDKPKTEGKLSAL
- the LOC110132335 gene encoding orphan sodium- and chloride-dependent neurotransmitter transporter NTT5-like isoform X1; translation: MTTVNEDMETQEEKSQLSVPSTSISLTATTSAYQLVSELPTEESQKFDLLSAQVWSDEDNEDILETLSKDEPKDGAPHERPIWANKTEYLLAQVGFSVGLSTIWRFPYLCFHNGGGSFIIIYILMMFLVGIPLLFLEMAAGQRMRQGSIGVWKVISPWIGGVGYTSFMVCVIVGLYYSVLMAWNLFYLVQSFQSPLPWLLCPLSQNSSTDSECSRTNPTTYFWYRKVLKATDEIEVDGKPLLHLSASVLVIWLIICISMIKGPKSTGKMLYISVLLPYIILFSLLIRSLMMKGAYFGLKNLLAAKVPALYSVEVWRRTGNQLFLSLGPGFGSFTAISSYIPRSNNCIIDAYAVAFLNLLASLTTTVFVFAVMGHLVTDNTEKCYLMNAKKVMDLIIAQVLPPEAYPPDSLYYDPSSIFPKWLNNLPEHIKNRILPNLTECDLSKELNKVMIGPGVVIVTFSDIISLFSGPTFWSIITFLLLVNLGLSTVIGIIQGIITPLQDTFSSLREHSKLLTVGVCVPMFLGSLLFVRPSGSYYVNLLDDYWVSLPLFFIVILETIAMAWIYGARRFLTDLSIMMGRPISPIYRWLWCFLSPFVLLVLFLSTLIHLSVKDITYLAWDSRNSNEVTRIYPSWAKALLIFLVIITVLPVPVYFFYTVIIRVVSPVSMIHNTAIITFQPEAKGDSPKVGPRLQVRQKRQKIIKMDKPKTEGKLSAL